In the genome of Gloeotrichia echinulata CP02, one region contains:
- a CDS encoding creatininase family protein: MLLHLSTWQEVEAYLHQSKGIIFPIGSTEQHGPTGLIGTDAICAEAIARGVGEATQAIVGPTINVGMALHHTAFPGSISLRPSTLIQVVRDYVTSLAKVGFTKFYFINGHGGNIATLKAAFSETYAHLEDLQIANAQQVQCQVANWFMCSSVYKLAKELYGDQEGSHATPSEVAVTQYVYPEAIKQAPLSPEVGTGHSIYSAADFRRRYPDGRMGSNPALATPEHGKQFYDLSVKELTNGYLEFVNAE; this comes from the coding sequence ATGTTACTACATTTGAGTACCTGGCAGGAAGTCGAAGCTTATCTACACCAGTCTAAGGGGATTATATTTCCCATTGGGTCTACTGAGCAACATGGTCCAACGGGATTAATTGGCACTGATGCAATTTGTGCAGAAGCGATCGCCCGTGGTGTGGGTGAAGCTACCCAGGCGATTGTTGGTCCGACAATCAATGTGGGTATGGCACTCCATCATACCGCCTTTCCCGGTTCTATTAGTCTGCGTCCCAGCACTTTAATTCAGGTGGTGCGAGACTATGTAACTTCTTTAGCCAAAGTAGGTTTTACCAAATTTTATTTTATCAATGGACATGGCGGCAATATCGCCACCCTCAAAGCCGCTTTCTCCGAGACTTACGCCCACTTAGAAGATTTGCAAATTGCTAACGCACAACAGGTACAATGTCAAGTAGCTAACTGGTTTATGTGCAGTTCAGTATACAAACTAGCTAAGGAATTATATGGTGATCAAGAAGGTTCCCATGCAACCCCTAGTGAAGTAGCAGTCACCCAGTATGTTTATCCAGAGGCGATCAAGCAAGCACCCCTCTCACCAGAAGTTGGAACTGGACACAGTATTTATAGTGCGGCTGATTTTCGCCGGCGTTACCCAGATGGACGGATGGGTTCCAATCCTGCTTTAGCTACCCCAGAACATGGTAAGCAATTTTACGATTTGTCCGTGAAAGAACTCACCAA
- a CDS encoding cupin domain-containing protein — protein MEIKIEHQPSQEHLNHLGISKWAIWQKEVSKFPWTYDTQETCYFLTGDVIVTPDGGQPVQMGKGDLVTFPAGMSCTWEITSDVKKHYSFD, from the coding sequence ATGGAAATTAAAATTGAGCATCAACCAAGTCAAGAACACCTCAATCACTTAGGTATTTCCAAATGGGCAATTTGGCAGAAGGAAGTATCAAAATTTCCTTGGACTTATGATACTCAAGAAACTTGCTACTTTTTGACAGGTGATGTAATTGTGACGCCTGATGGTGGACAGCCAGTACAAATGGGTAAAGGAGATTTAGTAACTTTTCCGGCTGGGATGTCTTGCACATGGGAAATTACAAGCGACGTAAAAAAACATTATTCCTTTGATTAA
- a CDS encoding Mo-dependent nitrogenase C-terminal domain-containing protein, with the protein MLKTTNRRIVLPAFVTLVGAENQAGSANQFARRKFDLLQPLRQWLDDIKIQNRQLAQFIAKLIPAQCPFERDIIVFGRKIAHIPPMCKLNPLYDEFVSLRFRALCYLVDECGEDIQSYC; encoded by the coding sequence ATGCTTAAAACAACTAATCGGCGTATTGTTCTGCCTGCTTTTGTTACCCTTGTAGGCGCAGAAAATCAAGCAGGTAGTGCCAACCAATTTGCTCGACGTAAATTTGATTTGTTGCAACCATTACGTCAATGGCTTGATGATATCAAGATTCAAAATCGTCAATTAGCCCAATTTATTGCCAAATTGATTCCCGCACAATGTCCATTTGAGCGTGATATCATAGTATTTGGTCGAAAAATAGCCCACATTCCGCCTATGTGCAAACTAAATCCGCTTTACGATGAATTTGTCAGCTTGCGTTTTCGCGCTCTTTGTTATTTAGTAGATGAATGTGGAGAAGATATTCAGTCTTACTGTTGA